The following coding sequences lie in one Arachis stenosperma cultivar V10309 chromosome 5, arast.V10309.gnm1.PFL2, whole genome shotgun sequence genomic window:
- the LOC130979863 gene encoding U-box domain-containing protein 3: MEKLVVENLWNGDRDAQIQAAMELSRFSSKQRHKLGESGVLVPLVSMLHSEDYEAIEASLCALLSLAFGSERNKRRIIKCGALPVLLNHLHSQSQTVVQLTVAAMLTLSSCKANKVAIASSGALQHLAEFVNSGDIQLQLDVVATIHNLSTCEEIVPLIVASGIILSLLELVHNSVKSSPLGEKAIGLLENIVSSSESALCEAASVGGAIRILVETIEDGSSLGKEHAVGILFLICQSCREKYRGLILREGVMPGLLQLSIDGTRRAKNMARELLLLLRDYSDYSSRQKQMNHELIERIMEEIDADGEKLADAKLRLVEEMIAKLNT; encoded by the exons ATGGAGAAACTGGTTGTGGAAAACCTTTGGAATGGTGACAGAGATGCACAAATTCAAGCAGCTATGGAGCTAAGCAGATTTAGTAGTAAGCAAAGGCACAAGTTGGGAGAAAGTGGAGTCTTGGTTCCTCTGGTTTCCATGCTCCATTCTGAAGACTATGAAGCCATTGAAGCGTCTCTCTGTGCTCTACTCAGTCTTGCATTCGGCAGCGAACG AAACAAGAGAAGGATCATCAAGTGTGGAGCTTTGCCAGTTCTGCTGAATCACCTTCACTCTCAAAGCCAAACAGTGGTGCAATTGACAGTAGCAGCCATGCTAACCCTCTCATCCTGCAAGGCAAATAAGGTTGCAATTGCTTCATCCGGTGCTCTACAACACTTGGCTGAATTTGTAAATAGCGGTGACATTCAGTTACAGCTTGATGTTGTGGCCACAATCCACAACCTCTCAACCTGCGAAGAGATTGTTCCATTGATCGTTGCTTCTGGCATTATACTTTCATTGCTTGAACTGGTCCACAACTCTGTGAAATCATCTCCGCTGGGTGAAAAGGCGATTGGTTTGCTCGAAAATATTGTCTCTTCATCAGAGAGTGCACTTTGTGAGGCTGCTAGTGTTGGTGGGGCAATTCGGATACTGGTCGAGACTATTGAAGATGGATCATCACTAGGGAAAGAGCATGCAGTTGGTATACTTTTCCTTATATGCCAAAGTTGCAGAGAGAAATACAGAGGTTTGATTCTGAGAGAGGGGGTGATGCCAGGACTGCTTCAGTTAAGCATAGATGGAACGCGGAGAGCCAAGAACATGGCTCGAGAACTGTTGTTGCTTCTGAGAGATTACTCCGATTATAGTTCAAGACAAAAACAAATGAATCATGAGCTCATAGAGCGGATCATGGAAGAAATTGATGCAGATGGAGAGAAATTGGCTGATGCTAAGCTGCGGTTAGTGGAGGAGATGATTGCAAAGCTGAACACGTAA
- the LOC130981213 gene encoding alkane hydroxylase MAH1-like: MNYLVTRDPMNAHHILSKRFEDYVKGADFREVFAAFGDGIVAADSEKWKEMRSLFHSLFKHKSFEILLEKTIQKKLQNSLLPILSNLCEETTVDLQDLFCRFTFDNISSLGLGFDPNSLSIEFPVVEAKKAFDEIQECILYRHGVPRSVWKLQEWLRLGEERKMAKACRVFDNFLCTLIASKLEELSKRETNNNHQVDESVLHQFDSLLEAVTRDEARRDEKFLRDSAFNLFVAGKDTIASALTWFFWLVATHPLVEAKILEEIREVFGANDGEQYRILGMVDAKKLVYLHGALCEVLRLFPPIPLERKQPIKADVLPSGHVVDSDTNIVFSFYAMGRCEEIWGKDCLEFKPERWISEKGGIIHVPSYKFISFNAGPRTCLGKDMSFIQMKMVISAILRHYCVHLVEDHPRVIPSLSIALLMKNGLKNASLKVSIVQVEELLQGTLLRTPLTKL; encoded by the exons ATGAACTATCTGGTAACCAGAGATCCCATGAACGCGCACCATATATTAAGCAAAAGGTTCGAAGATTATGTAAAAGGTGCCGATTTTCGCGAGGTTTTCGCTGCGTTTGGCGACGGTATTGTTGCCGCGGATTCAGAAAAATGGAAGGAGATGAGGTCCTTGTTCCATTCTTTGTTCAAACACAAAAGCTTCGAGATTTTGTTAGAGAAAACTATTCAGAAGAAACTTCAAAATAGCTTGCTTCCGATATTATCAAATCTTTGTGAAGAGACTACGGTGGACCTGCAAGATCTCTTTTGTAGATTCACATTTGATAATATAAGCtcgttagggttagggtttgaTCCCAATTCCCTTTCAATTGAGTTCCCTGTTGTTGAAGCTAAGAAGGCTTTCGACGAAATCCAAGAATGCATTCTTTACCGACACGGAGTGCCGAGAAGTGTTTGGAAGCTTCAAGAATGGCTTCGACTCGGCGAAGAGAGGAAGATGGCGAAAGCATGCAGAGTTTTTGACAATTTTCTATGCACTCTTATAGCATCTAAGCTTGAAGAACTAAGCAAAAGAGAAACTAATAATAATCATCAAGTTGATGAAAGTGTTCTTCATCAATTTGATAGCTTGCTTGAGGCGGTTACAAGAGACGAAGCGCGACGCGACGAAAAGTTCTTAAGAGATTCAGCATTCAATCTTTTTGTAGCTGGAAAAGATACAATTGCTTCGGCTCTTACCTGGTTCTTTTGGCTCGTCGCTACGCATCCGTTAGTGGAAGCTAAGATTCTTGAAGAAATTCGAGAAGTTTTTGGCGCTAACGACGGAGAACAGTACAGAATTTTAGGCATGGTGGATGCGAAGAAGCTAGTTTATCTTCACGGCGCTTTGTGTGAAGTTTTAAGACTTTTTCCTCCAATACCTCTGGAGCGCAAGCAGCCTATCAAAGCTGATGTGCTTCCAAGTGGACATGTTGTGGATTCGGATACAAATATTGTATTTTCTTTCTACGCAATGGGGAGATGTGAAGAAATTTGGGGGAAGGATTGCTTGGAGTTCAAGCCAGAGAGATGGATATCTGAAAAAGGAGGAATAATTCATGTGCCTTCTTACAAGTTCATTAGTTTTAATGCAGGACCAAGGACTTGTTTGGGTAAGGATATGTCTTTCATTCAAATGAAGATGGTTATATCTGCTATTTTGCGCCACTATTGTGTACATTTGGTGGAGGATCATCCTCGAGTTATTCCAAGCCTTTCAATTGCGCTTCTAATGAAAAATGGTTTGAAG aatgcttctttgaaagtAAGCATTgtccaagtagaggaacttctTCAGGGAACTCTTCTCCGAACACCTCTTACCAAACTCTGA